acctttgattgtcatcagatggcactcataggacttcatgttacacaatacatgtatgttttgcttgataaagttcatatttatatccaaaaaccccattttacattggcgtgtaatgttcagaaatgttttgcctcccaaaacttccggtgaatgaacacatcaatttacagaaatactcatcataaacgttgataaaatattaaactgttattcaaagaattatagatacacttctccttaatgcaaccgctgtttcagatttcaaaaaaactttatagcgaaagcacactttgccataatctgagtactgcgctcagaaaaatacactaggcaatacagatacccgccattttggagtcatctaaaatcataaatagcattagaaatattcactttgatcttcatcagaaggcacttccaggtatcccagatccacaataaatgttgttttgttcgataaagtccataatttatgtccaaataactccttgttgtttccgcgttcagtaagctactccaagtgtaggaagcgcggccaaaatgtcacgacgaaaagtcaaaaaggttatatttacgttcgttcaaacatgtaaaacgttgtatagcatcaatctttagggcctttttaacttagaatttcaataatattccaaccggacgattccagtgtcttgaaaaacgttttggaacacagctaactctcacgtgaacgCGCACCAATGAACTCAtttgctttcctgagtcaacaacttccaacttcctctgttcgctctgttcatcatagacgcctcaaacaactttctaaagactgttgacatctagtggaagccttaggaagtgcaaaatgaaccctaagtcactgtgtgttcgatagcaatgacttgaaaggactacaagcaccagacttcccacttcctggttagattattctcagttttttgcctgccatatgcgttctgttatactcacagacaccattcaaacagttttagaaacttcagagtgttttctatccaaatctactaataatatgcatattctagttcctgggcccgagtagtaggccgtttttAATTTGGGTaagtttttttatccggctgtgaaaatactgccccctaccctagaagTTGAGTTCAGACGAAAattcaaaaaagttatattacagacgatgtatagaatcaatctttaggatgtttttatcacaaatcttccataatattctaaccggacgattcctttgtcttcaaaaagaaaaggaacacagctaactctcacgggagcgtacgccactgagctcatgtcattttctcactcatctacttccaggagctcttctccccctattcacagtagaagcatgaaacaacgttctaaagactgttgacatctagtggaagcctttggatgtgcaaaatgaaccctaagtcactgtatactggatagggaatcacttgaaaaactacaaacctcagatttccacactttctggttggatttttctcaggtttttgcctgccatatgatttctgttatactcagacatcattcaaacagttttagaaacttcagagtgttttctatccaaatctactaataatatgcatatccttaaactgcccgagtagcaggcagtttaatttgggcacgtcattcatccataatttccgaatactgccctgtcactaaaaagttaaggtatctttacttttactcaagtatgtcaattgggtactttttccaccactgtacgcAAGCTCTTCCTCTTTTGAGCTGTTCTATGTCGCTCTATGTCCTCTTCTGTTGTTTTATCCTCACTTTGTTCTATATTTGTTCCCCACACCTCTGAATGGTCCAGGATACATCATTATGAAGAGAatgatatttatatccataattatgtatttctgtatagtacagatcagagctcccaagtggtgcagcggtctaaggcactgcatctcagtgctaaagacgtcactacagacgccctggttcgattccaggctgtatcacaaccagccatgattgggagttctatagggcggcgcacaattggcccagcgtcgtctgagtttggccggtgtaggccgtcattgtaaataagaatttgttcttaactgacttgcctagttaagtaaaggttaaatttaaaacATCTAAATCCACttctactgtagttcaataaccaaaagacTTTATATttaactcaaggtgtcatgtcataaCTTGACACCCCACTCTTTcagcagacatctttgaatcttaattggGAGCAGATAATTAAGTTTTTGGAAAACATGGTCGCATAATAAAACCAATTTACCATAATTGTTTTAGAAACTTTGCATCCGCACAGTTCTTTCAGTGAATGTGTTTTTGTGAAATGTTCTGTGTaaattgtgcatagagttgtattgTTTGAACTTTGAAATCTATGgcttttgtttggcatacattttaaagtgaaaatctgagtcAAAGCGTAATTTCTACTGGCACAAAGGGGGGGTGTTGCACTTGTCAGAGAGCCTTCCCTGCACCCCTTCTGCATTTTTTACTATGCtgcatctacagtgcattcggaaagtattcaaaccccctgacattttccacattttgttatattacagccttattctaaaatgtattacattattttgtttcctcatcaatctacacacaataccccattatgacaaagcaaaaacaggtttcagaaatgtatgcaaatgtattaaatgttttttaaaacCGAAATACtttataaatattcagaccctttgctattagactcgaaattgagctcaggtgcatcctgtttccattggtcatctttgagatgtttcttcaacttgattggagtccacctgtggtaaattcaattgattggacatgatttggtaagaGGCACACCTgtcctatataaggtcccacagttgacagtccatgtcagagcaaaaaccaagccatgagatcgaaggaattgtatGTAAAGCTCCGAGACGACaggtttgtgtcgaggcacatatctggggaagagtaccaaaaaatctctgcagcattgaaggtccccaagaacacagtagccttcATCTTTCATAagtggaagaggtttggaaccaccaaaactcttcctagagctggctgtccggccaaactgagcaatcgggggagaagggccttggtcagggaggtgaccaagaacccaatggtcactgacagatctccagagttcctctgtggaggtgggagaaccttccagaaggacaaccatgcagcacttcaccaatcaggtctttatggtagagtggccagacggaagccactcctcagtaaaaggcacatgacagcctgcttggagtttgccaaaaggcacctaaagaactctcagaccatgagaaacaagattctctggtctgatgaaaccgagattgaactctttggcctgaatgccaagcgtcacatctggaggaaacctggcactaaggtgaagcatggtggtggcagcatcatgctgtgggggatgtttttcagtggcagggactgggagactagtcaggatcaagggaaagatgaatggagcaaagtacagagatcctagATCAAAACCTGCTttggacctcagaatggggcgaaggttcaccatcgAACAGGacaacaaaaaaactgtttttgctctgtcattatggtttattgtgtgtagattgaggaacacaaaatgttgaaaaggtctgaatactttccgaatgcactgtatgtcactaTCCATATTTATCCATATGTATGTACATCTgactctctttgtgtgtgtcagtcttgGACACAGCAGGTCAGGAGGAGTTTGGTGCAATGAGGGAGCAGTACATGCGCTCAGGAGAAGGCTTCTTGCTGGTGTTCGCTCTGAATGACACTGGCAGGTAAGAGTTTGTTGTGTCTGTTTGGGTGGATGCATGTACACAGTTTCTCAAGTCACAGGCAAACTGTAGATTCAAACCAGTGTTCCCAACTACACAACATACTCTGAAGTCTTCAGAGCTAAAGTATTTGTCAGGGCTACAGTACTCAAGGTTTCAGGAAGGCAACGTCACTGTTTGTGATTAGGGATGCACATTTTGATAAATTTAGCTGCCGACTAACTGACCCTCATTAACCGGTCAACGAACGGTTATATTTTTTCCAAACAGTAAAATGACGTGATCAACAGAAACTATCAGAGAtatgtatataatgacgagatgcatATGTTTCTGTTTTAACAAGGGGAGTCGTCCCATAGCCAggaggcaggcgacaagcttaggcccaaaataagcccatagaaatgcactggacaatattttggacagattttggcgcttcgcctcttcctctctgataccATGCATGCATACAAGAACTGGGCATTTTTCATTAAGAACTTATGTCAAATGGGAGGCTTTACAAGTTgagattgagaaataaaaatagctcCTTTTTAATCGTGGCCACAAGTTTTTAACAAGCAGTTGCATTTAGAAATGTTATTTGTTGCGCATTGACTGGACTCACAAAAGCAGGTTTCACTCCAGTAGCCTACAGGCTTTTTGAGGAGTTACACTCGCGCTGTCTGGTAGGCTATTCCTCTCCTCAAAGTAGGCTCTCTGCATGCTGTGCACTTGTAATAAATAGAATGCGTGACGACTAATGAAAATACACATGCGGCAATTTCAATGTAGAAAAATGATGCAAAGTAACCTATACACCCGGGTTCCCTAACTGGCGGCCTGAATTTGGCCTGTGGGTGTTTTTATTTGCCCACCCCCAaattttctgagcaaaaaaatacataccaaaaaaaatgatttgtcatttttggacataagactgtaaaaacaccaggaaatcagctccaagtgatttttaattttggaaatctattTCCTTGCATTATAGAGAGACGTGATCgtattcaaataataataatgactaaTAATTGATTGTATTTAAATAGCActtttctaccaactgaggtactcAAAGTGCTTTATATAGTAGAGGGAAACTCACCCACCTCAGTGATGCACGGCGACCATTTTTTTGTACAAGAACTCTCACTACACATCAGGTGGCGAGGTGAGAAGTGATATATGCCAATTAGGAAtgagggggatgattaggtggccatgatggagtGTTGCCAGGTAGAAAATTTTGCCATGACACTGGGGTGAACACCCCTACTCCTACAATAAGCGCCATGGGATTTTGAATAACCACAGAGTCAGGAAACGCGTTTAACTtcccatccaaaagacggcaCCCTATGCAGGGCAATGTTCccaaatgtaatcaaggtttgaaattattttaGTCAAACATCTGTTTTGGCTTCTTGTGATCAATTTGCAGTCtaactttttttaatgttttattatgTTCTGTCCCCTCGTCCATCCACTCAAGATGAAATTGGTGATCCCTGCTATAGACTGATAAGCACGACTTGTCAAATGAATTTTCGGCAGCTAACCGATTTAACGGTTAACCGTTAACATCCCTATTTGCGACGCAAACGCAGTACACTCGTGATCATTCATTCCTTCAAGTGTCGAGGCGTTCAAGCCATGGTCAGTATTACACTATACTGTGTTTTCTGATTGCGGCTGTGCAACCCTAATCACAGAGTGATGCTACAGTAACTAGGGGAAGTGAGACTTGTTATAGGCGTTCACCTCTCATAAGAGTTGCATTCATGACATGGTGTCAAATACAGGCAGCATAATGAGCTGCTGTAGTAGTCCTCTGAGTTGAAAGGTGGATTGGTGCAATTGCACCTAAACAGAGTTCACATTCTGAGAACATACGTAAACCATAGAGCATGGCCTAATATAACAATTGTCCTTATTTATTTATGAACTGTACCCCAAGACTTGACTCCTGCCAGATTATACAGGATGCCTGGCTTGCTTTGGTAGGGCTCGATGGGTGTCCTTTGTGTCCTGGTAGGACCCAGTCTACACCTCTCACTTCTATTGTTTGTTGTCATGTTTGAATGAATGTTTGTCACTGTGCTGTTGTCTTTGTACATTTAAAATAAGATTATACAATAAAACAACTAAGTAGTTGGATTTATGCCAATGAAGATGCCTCTTTGCTTTAAGGGGCATTTACACTCGCAAAGAGTCTCACCTGACAGTCCTCCACAAggctgcttttaaaaaaaaaatatatatatatatatatatatatatatatatatatattttttttttacagtaaattGAACTAATGGATTGCACCTTTTTAAGGACATAAAGCACTTATGATCAGTTCCTAATGTGTTCTCGTTTCGGCCAATTTCCTTCCCTTTTTTCAGTTACAATGAGATCCACAAGTTCCACACCCAGATACTGAGAGTGAAGGACCGGGATGACTTCCCCATGGTGCTGGTGGGGAACAAGGCTGACCTGGACCAGTCGAGAGTGGTACTGGCTTTCACTCTCAATGTCATGTTAAAGGAGATCTTCTGCTAGCTATAATAATGCCAATTTAGATCCTACTGGTTCTAATTCTCAGGCCTCAAATACTTTTGAGTTGCCAACAGGTGGCGAGTGGCTACAAGTGTTTCTTTGGCTAGATCTAATACCACCACCTTACTCTTACTCAGTTTACCGGAATAAGGAAATGAAACTGCTGCTGGCCTGGCGGGTGCATTTTAACCTGAGTGCAtgtacctctctctgtcctgtctgtagaTCTCCAGAGAGGAGGCCCATGGCTTTGCCAGAGAGAACAGGATCCATTACATGGAGGCCTCGGCTAAGAACCGCTACAATGTAGACGAAGCCTTCCTGGAGGTTGTGCGAGCTATAAGGTAACGTTAACAGCTAGCTAACAGCTAGAAAGCTATAAGGTAACGTTAACAGCTAGCTAACAGCTAGAAAGCTATAAGGTAACGTTAACAGCTAGCTAACAGCTAGAAAGCTATAAGGTAACGTTAACAGCTAGCTAACAGCTAGAAAGCTACTTTATAATAGGTCATGTTTATAGCTAGATAATTAGAAGAGTTGGTGACCAGAGGCAGAGTTGAGGGACAGACATTTTAGTGTCCATTATAGCCTACTCCTGAGTCGAAGTATCCAATGCTTTCTTTCTTTTAAAAACAGAAAGTTTCAGGAGACTGAGAGTCCCCCTCTACCTGCAAACCACACAGGAAAACGGAAGAGCGGTGGCTGCCCCTGCACCCTCCTTTAAATGCCCCCTCCCATGGCATAGCACTGTTGTCACA
This genomic stretch from Salmo trutta chromosome 32, fSalTru1.1, whole genome shotgun sequence harbors:
- the LOC115170759 gene encoding ras-related protein R-Ras; the protein is MSAEEERFKLVVVGGGGVGKSALTIQFIQSYFVSDYDPTIEDSYTKMCIVDGKETRLDILDTAGQEEFGAMREQYMRSGEGFLLVFALNDTGSYNEIHKFHTQILRVKDRDDFPMVLVGNKADLDQSRVISREEAHGFARENRIHYMEASAKNRYNVDEAFLEVVRAIRKFQETESPPLPANHTGKRKSGGCPCTLL